A DNA window from Halorussus salinus contains the following coding sequences:
- a CDS encoding MBL fold metallo-hydrolase: MNIEFLGGAREIGRSALLVDDSLLLDYGMATGNPPSFPVGDPDPDAVVVSHGHLDHVGAIPSLLSGDARPPIHWTPPTRDLTRVLAEDTLKLHGGSYDCPFTHTEVKRMSQVSETHGYGETFAVCGGPASGGYEVTFYDAGHIPGSAHVLVDDGETRLLYTGDFHTEDTQLLSGTTARPDADIVITESTYSDVDHDPRQQVEESFVESVRTTIWEGGTVVVPAFAIGRTQEMLMVCAAHDLDCYVDGMGQQVTRIARQYPEFVRDADALGRAKSNARFVTGRDGQRKRIAEKNTVVVTTSGMLSGGPAMTYIPEIRANPTNKIAFTGYQVEGTPGRELLDSGRAEIDGRVMPVSAQVESYDFSAHADRDGLLGFLDSYRNAQILVNHGDRCGDFADELREEGFDASAPELGESIPA, from the coding sequence ATGAACATCGAGTTTCTCGGCGGAGCCCGCGAGATAGGGCGAAGCGCCCTCCTCGTGGACGACTCGCTCCTGCTGGACTACGGGATGGCGACGGGCAACCCGCCGTCGTTCCCGGTCGGCGACCCCGACCCCGACGCCGTGGTGGTGAGCCACGGCCACTTGGACCACGTCGGCGCGATTCCCTCCCTGCTGTCGGGCGACGCTCGCCCGCCGATTCACTGGACGCCGCCGACCCGCGACCTGACGCGCGTGCTGGCCGAGGACACGCTCAAGTTGCACGGCGGGAGCTACGACTGTCCGTTCACCCACACCGAGGTCAAGCGCATGAGCCAAGTTTCCGAGACCCACGGCTACGGCGAGACCTTCGCAGTCTGCGGGGGACCCGCGTCCGGCGGGTACGAAGTCACCTTCTACGACGCGGGCCACATTCCGGGGAGCGCGCACGTACTGGTGGACGACGGCGAGACCCGACTCCTCTATACCGGCGATTTTCATACGGAGGACACGCAACTCCTCTCGGGGACCACGGCCCGGCCTGACGCCGACATCGTGATTACGGAATCGACCTACTCCGACGTGGACCACGACCCCCGCCAGCAGGTCGAGGAGTCGTTCGTCGAGAGCGTCCGGACCACCATCTGGGAAGGTGGGACCGTCGTCGTCCCGGCGTTCGCCATCGGTCGAACGCAGGAGATGCTGATGGTCTGTGCGGCCCACGACCTCGACTGCTACGTCGATGGGATGGGCCAGCAGGTCACGCGCATCGCGCGCCAGTACCCCGAGTTCGTCCGGGACGCCGACGCCCTCGGTCGCGCGAAGTCCAACGCCCGGTTCGTCACCGGCCGCGACGGCCAGCGCAAGCGCATCGCCGAGAAGAACACCGTCGTCGTGACGACCTCGGGGATGCTCTCGGGCGGCCCCGCGATGACCTACATTCCGGAAATCCGCGCGAACCCGACGAACAAAATCGCCTTCACGGGCTACCAAGTCGAGGGGACGCCGGGCCGGGAACTGCTGGACTCGGGGCGCGCCGAAATCGACGGACGAGTAATGCCCGTGAGCGCGCAGGTCGAGTCCTACGACTTCTCGGCGCACGCAGACCGTGACGGACTCTTGGGGTTCCTCGACTCGTATCGGAACGCGCAGATTCTCGTGAATCATGGCGACCGATGCGGGGACTTCGCCGACGAGTTGCGCGAGGAGGGCTTCGATGCGAGTGCCCCCGAACTCGGGGAGAGCATTCCTGCCTGA